The sequence AATAATATGTTGTAATGAGGTTAAATTTAACATCCAATACATCTGAGGCGCTTATGAAGAACATTCTGGTAATTGAAGATGATCCGGACATCGGGAATTTAATACGAAAGTCATTGGATTCAGCTCATTACCGGACCACAATTCAAACTTCTGGCGAAGAGGGCCTTAAATACTATAAGGCAAATCACCCTGACCTCTTAATTTTAGATCTTTCCTTGCCGGATATTGACGGAATGGATGTGTGTCGAACAGTCCGAAGATCTGACGAGAATACGCCTATTTTTATTGTTACTGCTCGAAATGAAGAAATAGATAGAATAATGGGACTCGAGTTAGGCGCAGATGACTATATCACAAAGCCTTTCTCCGTAAGAGAATTAAAGACCAGAGTAGATGTATTCTTCCGCAGATGGGACAAAAAAGCCGGAATCAAACCGAATATCGGAAGCGGCGGCGAAATCATCAGAGGGTCTCTGAAAATCGATCCAGTTCGTCGTAGGGTAACCTTGAAAGACCAGGTGATCAACATTTCCAGAAAAGAATTTGATATTTTACAGCTAATGGCGACTTCTCCCGGTAAAGTTTTCTCAAGAGAAATGATCTTAGAAGCAGTCTGGGGTATGGAATGGGATGGATTTGAAAGAATGATCGACTCCCATATTAAAAGAATTCGCTCCAAGTTAGAGAAGAATTCAGCTCAACCGGAATGGATCGAAACAATCTGGGGGATCGGCTATAGGTTTACCGACAACTATGAAGGAATCGTAATTTTAGATT comes from Leptospira johnsonii and encodes:
- a CDS encoding response regulator transcription factor; the protein is MKNILVIEDDPDIGNLIRKSLDSAHYRTTIQTSGEEGLKYYKANHPDLLILDLSLPDIDGMDVCRTVRRSDENTPIFIVTARNEEIDRIMGLELGADDYITKPFSVRELKTRVDVFFRRWDKKAGIKPNIGSGGEIIRGSLKIDPVRRRVTLKDQVINISRKEFDILQLMATSPGKVFSREMILEAVWGMEWDGFERMIDSHIKRIRSKLEKNSAQPEWIETIWGIGYRFTDNYEGIVILD